Proteins encoded within one genomic window of Candidatus Binatia bacterium:
- the asnS gene encoding asparagine--tRNA ligase, protein MPQMHWTRISEVGAHSGTQVQIRGWVRGKRSSGKLVFLQVRDGSGTLQCTVFGPDVSDELFAQARGLGQESSIVVTGEVKPDARAAGGFELAVSGLEIVAAAADYPITPKDHGASFLHDRRHLWLRSSRQHAILRVRASVISACRRYFDSRDFTLVDAPIFTPSACEGTSNLFEVDYFGSPAYLTQSGQLYMEAAAMALGQVYCLGPTFRAEKSKTRRHLTEFWMLEPEVAYLDLAGDMDLAEDFLATIVAEVLAERRPELELLERDLSKLEAVQAPFPRLTYTEAVERLRQLGHEKEWGTDFGAEEETLLANEFDRPVLVHRYPADIKAFYMKPDPEDSNLALCVDVLAPEGYGEIIGGGQREENLDALEARVLEHGLEPKNFEWYLDLRRYGSVPHSGFGLGIERAVAWICGIHHVRETIPFPRMLERLTP, encoded by the coding sequence ATGCCGCAAATGCATTGGACGCGAATCAGTGAGGTTGGCGCGCACTCCGGAACGCAAGTCCAGATCCGCGGCTGGGTGCGAGGAAAACGCTCCAGCGGGAAGTTGGTCTTTCTGCAGGTACGGGACGGTTCCGGGACCCTGCAATGCACGGTGTTCGGGCCTGATGTGAGCGACGAGTTGTTCGCGCAAGCGCGCGGTCTTGGGCAGGAGAGTTCGATTGTCGTCACTGGCGAGGTGAAGCCTGATGCTCGTGCGGCCGGGGGCTTCGAGCTTGCCGTGAGCGGCCTGGAGATCGTCGCGGCCGCTGCGGATTACCCAATTACCCCCAAGGACCATGGGGCATCCTTTCTGCATGATCGTCGGCACCTCTGGCTTCGCTCGAGTCGACAGCACGCGATTTTGCGGGTGCGAGCGAGCGTGATCTCGGCTTGCCGGCGTTATTTCGACAGCCGGGATTTCACTTTGGTGGATGCTCCGATCTTCACGCCATCGGCCTGTGAAGGAACGTCCAATCTGTTCGAGGTCGACTATTTTGGTTCTCCAGCCTACCTCACGCAGAGCGGACAGCTCTATATGGAGGCCGCCGCGATGGCACTGGGGCAGGTGTATTGTCTGGGCCCCACCTTTCGCGCGGAGAAGTCGAAAACCCGCCGACATTTGACCGAATTCTGGATGCTTGAGCCCGAGGTGGCCTATCTCGACCTGGCAGGCGACATGGATTTGGCGGAAGACTTTCTCGCCACGATCGTAGCCGAGGTTTTGGCCGAGCGCCGTCCGGAGCTGGAGTTGTTGGAGAGGGATCTCTCCAAACTCGAAGCCGTCCAAGCCCCTTTCCCTCGGCTGACTTACACGGAAGCTGTCGAGAGACTTCGGCAGCTGGGTCATGAAAAGGAGTGGGGCACCGATTTTGGTGCCGAGGAAGAGACTCTTCTGGCCAACGAATTTGACCGTCCGGTTCTCGTGCACCGCTATCCAGCGGATATCAAGGCTTTCTATATGAAGCCGGATCCGGAGGACTCGAACCTCGCGCTTTGCGTGGATGTTCTGGCGCCCGAGGGCTACGGCGAGATCATCGGGGGAGGGCAGCGCGAGGAGAATCTCGATGCGCTGGAAGCCCGGGTGTTGGAGCACGGGCTCGAGCCCAAAAATTTCGAGTGGTATCTCGACCTGCGACGTTATGGGTCGGTTCCCCACTCGGGGTTCGGCCTTGGCATCGAAAGGGCCGTCGCATGGATTTGCGGGATTCACCATGTTCGCGAGACCATTCCTTTCCCGAGGATGTTGGAGCGATTGACGCCATGA
- a CDS encoding DUF1587 domain-containing protein, whose amino-acid sequence MLRELLHRIRGHQKSAPAGIPIHDPFALLVPLILPLIFVLLCPVTASLASARGDALEGILADETPNTSRRGFELRGQAPRSSGPPLRRMTQLEYAYALRDLLHIDEDAAILISESLPPEADAGGFDTVAESQGISALHIRSYLEAANRALDTALVLGTRPKSLERKIDYSQGLMAYFALSETFGLGVVKMLDDAAVQFDGAVCTYTMDSERHYVPILQEGRYKVTLDGYRHQADSLVVMTLFKGKTQGIVASLDELIGS is encoded by the coding sequence ATGCTTCGAGAACTTCTCCACCGGATCAGAGGCCACCAAAAATCAGCGCCGGCCGGGATTCCTATCCATGATCCTTTCGCTCTCCTCGTACCCCTGATCCTGCCCCTGATCTTCGTCCTTCTCTGCCCCGTCACCGCCAGCCTCGCCTCGGCGCGGGGAGACGCTCTCGAGGGCATCCTGGCCGACGAGACTCCGAATACGTCACGTCGAGGTTTTGAGCTCCGCGGGCAGGCACCCCGGTCATCCGGGCCACCCCTGCGCCGGATGACCCAACTCGAATACGCCTACGCCCTCCGAGATCTTCTTCATATTGACGAAGATGCGGCGATTTTGATCAGTGAGTCGCTACCGCCCGAAGCAGACGCCGGCGGCTTTGATACCGTCGCCGAGAGCCAGGGAATCTCGGCCTTGCACATCCGCAGCTATCTCGAGGCCGCCAACCGCGCTTTGGATACGGCTCTGGTCCTCGGCACTCGACCGAAAAGCCTGGAGAGAAAAATTGACTATAGCCAAGGCTTGATGGCCTATTTCGCACTGTCGGAAACCTTTGGTCTGGGCGTGGTCAAGATGCTGGATGATGCCGCGGTTCAATTCGATGGTGCGGTCTGCACCTACACCATGGACTCCGAGCGCCACTACGTCCCCATCCTGCAAGAAGGGCGCTACAAGGTCACGCTGGATGGATACCGACACCAGGCCGACTCGCTGGTCGTCATGACTCTGTTCAAGGGAAAAACGCAGGGCATCGTCGCCTCGCTGGATGAACTGATTGGCAGTTGA
- a CDS encoding DHHA1 domain-containing protein: MKEKTVHVVSHGPHCFDGAAAAASIARFHDGQKVVAHFPSNKTVGDTIRRLHPAPGEELWITDISWNDEATEDHLRQLIASGVIVHWIDHHKTAMDRLAAGGYQLDFATKIVRDEYSAAKLTYQHLASLGGDNLSPRFKAFAPMVESADDNDRWIHAVEGSRDLGLILRVMPAREGYEAFVAMDDDLSDTPAMAAARTRVLGELKRNRNLATDTRIDRKLEGMTLTSALCDGYAGEIADEWGKSSPRTVFALFDVRSRAMSFRRSPDFDFDLSKLAEACGGGGHPAAAGATIPGLPEALGESVGEVIHRSGMGQWTK; the protein is encoded by the coding sequence ATGAAGGAAAAGACAGTCCACGTGGTCAGCCATGGCCCTCATTGTTTTGACGGAGCGGCCGCAGCAGCCAGCATTGCGAGATTCCACGACGGGCAGAAGGTTGTCGCCCATTTCCCCTCCAATAAAACCGTCGGGGACACGATTCGACGCCTCCATCCCGCCCCCGGCGAGGAACTCTGGATCACGGATATTTCCTGGAACGACGAGGCGACAGAAGATCATCTGCGCCAACTCATCGCTTCCGGTGTCATCGTGCATTGGATCGACCATCATAAAACTGCGATGGACCGGCTTGCTGCGGGTGGCTACCAGCTCGATTTCGCAACCAAGATCGTGCGCGACGAGTATTCTGCAGCGAAATTGACGTACCAGCACCTCGCCAGTCTCGGAGGGGACAACCTCTCGCCCCGATTCAAGGCCTTTGCCCCGATGGTCGAGTCCGCCGACGATAATGATCGCTGGATTCATGCGGTGGAGGGCTCGCGCGATCTCGGTCTGATCCTGCGCGTCATGCCGGCCCGCGAGGGCTACGAGGCCTTTGTCGCCATGGATGACGATCTCTCCGACACGCCCGCGATGGCAGCCGCCCGCACGCGCGTGCTTGGCGAGCTGAAGCGGAACCGAAACCTGGCCACGGATACGCGCATCGACCGAAAACTCGAGGGCATGACGCTCACCTCTGCCTTATGCGACGGTTACGCCGGCGAAATCGCTGACGAGTGGGGCAAGTCGAGTCCACGCACCGTTTTCGCACTCTTCGATGTGCGAAGCCGTGCCATGTCGTTCCGCCGTTCTCCCGATTTCGATTTTGATCTCTCCAAACTCGCCGAAGCATGCGGCGGTGGCGGGCACCCCGCGGCGGCCGGTGCGACCATTCCCGGATTACCGGAGGCTCTCGGCGAGAGCGTTGGCGAGGTCATCCACCGATCAGGAATGGGACAATGGACCAAATAG
- a CDS encoding TIGR03617 family F420-dependent LLM class oxidoreductase, with protein sequence MRIETGVPITDWRKVGPAASAAEANGFDGLLSFEITNDPFAPLIPACLATEKIRLGTAIAVCFPRSPMVVANTAWDLHVHSGGRFTLGLGTQVKGHNERRFSVPWTPPLPRLREYIQALRAIWRCWEKKEKLDFRGEHYQFTLMTPEFAPPPAGLPPIPITIAAVRPAMLRLAGRMCDGVRLHGFATKRYVDEVAMPKITEGLAAAGRDRSTFEVWGGGFLATGKDSDAVAKACEAIRYRIAFYGSTRSYHPVLEIHGWEDLGMKLHAMSKEGQWDKMAAEVPDEVLEAFTVIGTYGELAPKFEARYGGITDSTTIEFKGIPDGEAQEILQDLKRVNSPFTGFALDWP encoded by the coding sequence ATGAGAATTGAAACCGGTGTACCCATCACGGATTGGCGCAAGGTTGGCCCAGCGGCTTCGGCTGCCGAGGCGAACGGCTTTGATGGGCTTCTGAGCTTCGAGATTACCAATGACCCGTTCGCTCCCTTGATTCCCGCTTGTCTGGCGACCGAAAAAATCCGCCTCGGGACGGCAATTGCAGTCTGTTTCCCCAGAAGCCCGATGGTGGTGGCCAACACGGCCTGGGATCTGCATGTCCACTCCGGGGGGCGCTTTACCCTGGGGCTAGGTACGCAGGTAAAAGGCCATAACGAACGGCGCTTCAGTGTTCCCTGGACCCCGCCTCTACCTCGATTGCGAGAATATATTCAGGCTTTGCGGGCCATCTGGCGCTGTTGGGAAAAGAAGGAAAAGCTCGATTTTCGAGGAGAGCACTATCAATTCACCTTGATGACCCCGGAGTTCGCGCCGCCCCCCGCGGGATTGCCTCCGATCCCGATCACGATCGCAGCGGTCCGCCCGGCCATGCTGCGGCTCGCAGGTCGTATGTGCGATGGCGTTCGCCTGCATGGCTTTGCCACCAAGCGATACGTGGATGAGGTCGCCATGCCCAAAATCACTGAAGGTTTGGCCGCGGCGGGACGCGACCGGTCCACCTTCGAGGTTTGGGGTGGCGGGTTTCTCGCGACGGGTAAGGACTCGGACGCCGTGGCGAAGGCTTGCGAAGCGATTCGCTACCGAATCGCCTTTTACGGCTCGACCCGCAGTTACCACCCGGTTCTGGAGATCCATGGCTGGGAGGATCTCGGAATGAAGCTGCATGCCATGTCGAAGGAAGGGCAATGGGATAAAATGGCTGCGGAGGTGCCTGATGAGGTTCTCGAAGCCTTCACGGTGATTGGGACCTATGGCGAATTGGCGCCCAAATTCGAGGCGCGTTACGGCGGGATTACCGACAGCACAACGATTGAATTCAAAGGGATTCCTGATGGAGAAGCGCAGGAAATCCTGCAGGACCTGAAGCGGGTCAATAGTCCCTTTACCGGCTTTGCGCTGGATTGGCCCTGA
- a CDS encoding polyhydroxyalkanoate synthesis regulator DNA-binding domain-containing protein, translated as MGRFGGDGWGGVVSPILMPRVVKRYTNRKLYDTATSRYVSLDDVAVFVRAGEEVQVLDNVSGDDLTSVTLAQIILEDERRKKSFVSIPLLEDLVRGGGDAIVDATRQATEVIDDFRSKAEQRVNDLVAEGVSRRDAFMGVIDSSRTRLDNLQKQIDDGVRDSIDRFRDATGIGAELEKLEAGLREVEGRIRSLLLQEEAAEQAKEAADSRPENAAGPEEASLKAEPENAEAGKADPGHAESASTEPPTN; from the coding sequence GTGGGTCGTTTTGGTGGCGACGGCTGGGGCGGAGTGGTATCTCCGATCTTGATGCCCCGCGTCGTGAAAAGATATACGAACCGAAAACTCTATGACACAGCGACCAGTCGGTACGTTTCGCTGGATGACGTTGCGGTCTTCGTCCGTGCCGGAGAAGAGGTGCAAGTCCTCGATAACGTCTCCGGAGATGATCTGACCTCCGTGACTCTGGCCCAGATCATTCTGGAAGATGAACGTCGCAAGAAGAGCTTTGTATCAATCCCCCTTTTGGAGGATTTGGTGCGCGGCGGTGGCGACGCAATCGTGGATGCTACCCGTCAGGCAACCGAGGTCATCGATGATTTCCGCTCGAAAGCCGAGCAACGAGTGAATGACCTGGTTGCCGAAGGCGTATCGCGTCGGGATGCGTTTATGGGCGTGATCGACAGTTCTCGCACGCGGCTCGATAATCTGCAGAAGCAAATCGACGATGGCGTGCGCGATTCGATCGATCGCTTCCGCGACGCCACAGGCATCGGTGCGGAACTGGAGAAGCTTGAAGCCGGGCTTCGCGAAGTCGAAGGTCGGATTCGGAGTCTTCTTCTGCAGGAGGAAGCGGCCGAGCAGGCAAAGGAAGCGGCGGATTCCCGTCCGGAGAATGCAGCAGGCCCGGAAGAGGCTTCCCTGAAAGCCGAACCGGAGAATGCGGAAGCCGGGAAAGCCGATCCGGGGCATGCGGAGTCGGCGAGTACGGAGCCGCCAACAAACTGA
- a CDS encoding methylmalonyl-CoA mutase family protein, which produces MASEDNKLRPEKTLSGLPLQALYEADPDRETVGAPGTYPFLRGPYATMYRSRRWTMRQFAGFGSPEDTNERFQFLLEEGQDGLSTAFDMPTLMGYDADHPRAFGEVGREGVSISTIADAEILFRDIPLDQVSTSMTINCSASILLAMYIALAERRGIPRAKLSGTIQNDMLKEFIAQKEWISPPEPSVRVVADMIEFCAEEMPRWHAVSISGYHIREAGATAIQEVAFTLADGLAYIDAVVSRGRLSIDDFGHRLSFFFDIHNDFFEEIAKLRAARRLWAKLVRERYGAKKEEACRLRMHGQTAGVSLTAQQPLNNIVRVTLQALAGVLGGVQSLHTNSFDETFALPTEDAVTLALRTQQIIAEESGVANIVDPLGGSYAVEALTDAIEKAARDLIDEIDARGGMIAAIDEGFPQTEISESAWQTQCETDRGERITVGVNGFRSETAQDLKILRIPPELEKTQIKRVQEFKAGRDPKSVENALNAIRKAAEGDQNLMPHLIKAVDLGCSVGEISDIYRDVFGEYRDPGHL; this is translated from the coding sequence ATGGCATCCGAGGACAACAAACTCCGACCTGAAAAAACTCTTTCCGGGTTGCCGTTGCAGGCACTCTACGAAGCCGACCCGGATCGCGAGACCGTGGGTGCGCCCGGAACCTATCCCTTTCTGCGGGGTCCATACGCGACGATGTACCGCAGCCGCCGATGGACCATGCGGCAATTCGCCGGGTTCGGCTCGCCCGAGGACACCAACGAACGCTTCCAATTCCTCCTCGAAGAAGGGCAGGACGGTCTGTCCACGGCTTTCGATATGCCGACGCTGATGGGCTACGACGCGGACCACCCCCGAGCCTTTGGCGAAGTTGGTCGCGAGGGCGTCTCCATCTCGACCATCGCGGACGCCGAGATCTTGTTCCGCGACATTCCCCTTGATCAGGTCTCGACGTCGATGACGATCAACTGCTCGGCTTCGATCCTGCTCGCGATGTATATCGCCCTTGCCGAGCGACGCGGTATTCCTCGCGCGAAACTTTCGGGCACGATCCAGAACGACATGCTCAAGGAATTCATTGCGCAAAAGGAGTGGATCTCTCCACCCGAACCGTCAGTTCGAGTCGTCGCTGACATGATCGAGTTCTGTGCGGAAGAAATGCCGCGTTGGCATGCGGTATCCATTAGCGGTTACCATATTCGCGAGGCGGGAGCGACGGCGATTCAGGAAGTCGCGTTCACCCTTGCGGATGGTTTGGCCTATATTGATGCAGTGGTCTCGCGGGGCCGTCTGAGCATCGATGACTTCGGCCACCGGCTCTCGTTTTTCTTTGATATCCACAATGATTTTTTCGAGGAAATTGCAAAACTCCGCGCAGCAAGACGGCTCTGGGCCAAATTGGTACGCGAGCGCTACGGAGCAAAAAAGGAAGAGGCCTGCCGGCTGCGAATGCACGGTCAGACGGCCGGAGTTTCCCTGACCGCGCAACAGCCGCTGAACAATATCGTTCGAGTGACCTTGCAAGCTCTGGCGGGTGTTCTCGGCGGCGTGCAATCTCTGCATACGAACTCGTTTGACGAGACATTCGCCCTCCCGACCGAAGACGCCGTGACACTCGCCCTCCGCACCCAGCAAATCATCGCCGAGGAAAGCGGAGTGGCCAACATCGTGGACCCGCTCGGCGGCAGCTATGCCGTCGAGGCGCTCACGGATGCCATCGAAAAAGCCGCTCGCGATTTGATCGACGAGATCGACGCACGGGGGGGCATGATCGCTGCGATCGATGAAGGCTTCCCGCAAACAGAGATCTCCGAATCCGCATGGCAAACCCAATGCGAAACAGATCGTGGCGAACGCATCACCGTCGGCGTCAACGGTTTCCGTAGCGAGACCGCACAGGACCTGAAGATCCTGCGCATCCCGCCCGAGCTGGAGAAAACACAAATCAAACGAGTTCAGGAATTCAAGGCGGGGCGAGACCCCAAGTCTGTCGAAAACGCCCTGAATGCGATCCGAAAGGCTGCGGAAGGGGACCAGAACCTGATGCCTCATCTGATCAAGGCTGTTGATCTGGGATGCTCGGTTGGCGAAATCTCGGATATCTATCGCGACGTTTTTGGCGAATATCGAGACCCGGGGCACCTATGA
- a CDS encoding DUF1592 domain-containing protein, with amino-acid sequence MLAQNYTGEGVAFRSMVIEGPLTDEWPPASFRGLLPGIELDEAGTLLLSKNPEEHLIEIVADFAPRAFGHPLSERSIARIARLGLTALDEGQPFVEALRTPLLAILTAPNFLYQIDQQGISKDYDFAKRLAAFLWRGPPDQELINLASQGLLQDSYHLDLQVDRMLDDPKNTRFVEDFSGQAWRLDEFRATSPNQTLFPAYNSQLGQSMEAETNLFLAALIAEDLGVDHLIDSDFTFVNRPLAQLYGIPGVSGQEMRRIALPQDSPRGGLITQASILKITANGTSTSPIPRGNFILEHLLGTPMPPPPAGVPGLEPDTRGSSTIREQLDLHRTNPTCNACHRSIDPPGFALESFDAVGAFRDEYPNRRLVDPSGTTPTGRSFAGIREYKKILLEENIDQVARHLFQQIVIFATGAETEFEDRDEIDVMLDRLSTDGYGVRSMIHEIVASSLFQKTSRLDVRDEPGSDAARQPLGRRER; translated from the coding sequence ATGCTGGCACAAAATTATACCGGCGAAGGAGTCGCATTTCGCTCCATGGTGATCGAGGGACCACTGACCGACGAGTGGCCGCCGGCAAGCTTCCGGGGGCTGCTGCCGGGGATCGAATTGGACGAAGCCGGAACCCTCCTGCTCAGTAAAAATCCCGAGGAGCACCTCATCGAGATTGTGGCAGACTTTGCACCACGCGCGTTCGGCCACCCCCTCAGCGAGCGTTCCATTGCCAGGATTGCACGGCTTGGGCTGACAGCTCTGGATGAAGGTCAGCCCTTTGTCGAGGCGTTGCGTACACCGCTTCTGGCGATCCTCACAGCCCCGAATTTCCTCTACCAGATCGACCAGCAGGGCATTTCGAAAGACTACGATTTCGCCAAGCGGCTGGCCGCATTTCTGTGGCGCGGCCCGCCCGATCAGGAACTCATCAACCTGGCATCACAGGGCCTTCTTCAGGATTCCTACCACCTCGACCTGCAAGTCGATCGCATGCTCGACGATCCGAAAAACACGCGGTTCGTGGAAGACTTCAGCGGACAGGCCTGGCGGCTCGACGAGTTCCGCGCAACATCGCCCAACCAGACGCTTTTTCCAGCGTACAATTCACAACTTGGTCAATCGATGGAAGCCGAGACGAACCTCTTTCTTGCCGCCCTGATTGCCGAGGACCTGGGCGTCGACCATTTGATCGACAGTGATTTCACCTTTGTAAACCGACCGCTGGCGCAACTTTATGGAATCCCGGGAGTTTCCGGACAGGAGATGCGGCGCATCGCGCTGCCACAGGACAGCCCACGCGGAGGCCTGATCACACAGGCCAGCATTCTGAAAATCACCGCGAACGGGACTTCGACCTCACCGATTCCGCGTGGCAACTTTATTCTCGAACACCTCCTTGGCACACCGATGCCACCACCGCCCGCAGGCGTCCCCGGCCTTGAACCCGACACCCGTGGGAGTTCCACGATTCGGGAGCAACTCGACTTGCACCGGACCAACCCGACCTGCAACGCATGCCATCGCTCGATTGATCCGCCGGGGTTTGCCCTCGAGTCGTTTGATGCTGTCGGCGCTTTCCGCGACGAATATCCGAATCGCAGACTTGTCGACCCCAGCGGAACCACCCCGACCGGAAGGTCTTTTGCCGGCATCCGCGAGTACAAGAAAATTCTTCTCGAGGAGAATATCGATCAGGTCGCGCGCCACCTGTTCCAGCAGATCGTTATCTTCGCGACTGGAGCGGAGACCGAGTTTGAAGATCGCGATGAAATCGATGTGATGCTCGACCGACTGAGCACGGATGGATACGGAGTGCGCAGCATGATCCATGAAATTGTTGCGAGTTCGCTCTTCCAAAAAACTTCAAGGCTGGATGTTCGCGACGAACCCGGCAGTGATGCTGCGCGCCAGCCTCTCGGAAGGCGGGAACGATGA
- a CDS encoding HEAT repeat domain-containing protein, producing MLRPKPIVRGARLLSCLLLLLMPAYASAQMGGGGGGGMGGSMGGGGGGMGGQPNAQPPAASGGGSEDAEDFSAELRDSDPTIRLFAVKQLAQSKDEKAVEYLVEACSDEDNRVQLKAIDSLGTMRASGATTSLIQMLYLRESEPWLKQRVLVALGKIGDPRAARPIGDLLTRESERRTVGTGIFALGAIGDPASIYRLEEVAKGNDDADLKRLANDAIAKIKKRQINPEIVIEALRPDPNEVQRPASASVGNPLAY from the coding sequence GTGCTTCGACCCAAACCGATTGTCCGTGGCGCTCGCCTTTTGAGCTGCCTGCTTCTTCTCCTGATGCCAGCCTATGCCAGCGCCCAGATGGGCGGAGGCGGTGGCGGTGGCATGGGTGGGAGCATGGGCGGCGGTGGCGGAGGAATGGGCGGGCAACCCAATGCGCAGCCCCCGGCCGCCAGCGGAGGCGGCAGCGAAGATGCCGAGGACTTCTCGGCGGAACTACGAGACAGCGACCCGACTATCCGTCTTTTTGCCGTGAAGCAGCTGGCGCAATCCAAGGACGAAAAAGCCGTCGAGTATCTCGTCGAGGCCTGCTCGGACGAAGACAACCGTGTGCAACTCAAGGCGATTGACTCTCTCGGAACCATGCGTGCCAGCGGCGCCACGACCTCATTGATCCAGATGCTCTATCTCCGAGAGAGCGAGCCCTGGCTAAAGCAGCGAGTTTTGGTCGCCCTCGGCAAAATCGGGGACCCTCGCGCGGCCCGGCCTATCGGTGACCTTCTGACCCGGGAATCGGAGCGACGCACTGTCGGCACCGGAATTTTCGCCCTCGGAGCGATCGGTGACCCCGCTTCGATCTACCGCCTCGAAGAAGTCGCCAAGGGGAACGACGATGCCGACCTCAAACGACTCGCCAACGATGCCATCGCCAAAATCAAAAAGCGCCAGATCAATCCGGAGATCGTGATCGAGGCGCTCCGTCCGGACCCCAATGAAGTCCAACGTCCGGCCTCGGCCAGTGTCGGCAATCCCCTCGCCTACTGA
- the coaE gene encoding dephospho-CoA kinase (Dephospho-CoA kinase (CoaE) performs the final step in coenzyme A biosynthesis.) — MHVIGLTGGIGAGKSLVAEILKSLGARVVDADKVGHEVYAPGTEGFLAVVEAFGTEVVDANGQIDRAQLGAKVFGDASELEKLTAIVHPRIRQMVDDRIAAARRDPEVPVLVLEAAILLDSGWDAITDEVWVVVSDPVEIRRRLAEARGLSEAEVDARAAKQMSDEERRSRADVLVHNDGTSDELRLEVERLWRERVNP, encoded by the coding sequence ATGCACGTAATTGGGTTGACCGGAGGAATCGGTGCAGGCAAAAGCCTTGTCGCCGAAATCCTGAAATCTCTCGGCGCGCGGGTGGTCGATGCTGACAAGGTTGGTCACGAAGTCTACGCGCCCGGGACCGAAGGTTTTCTTGCCGTAGTCGAGGCGTTCGGCACGGAAGTTGTCGATGCGAACGGGCAGATTGACCGCGCCCAACTTGGTGCGAAAGTTTTTGGGGATGCGTCGGAACTGGAAAAGTTGACCGCAATCGTTCACCCGCGGATTCGGCAGATGGTTGATGATCGGATCGCGGCCGCGCGCCGCGATCCGGAAGTGCCGGTGTTGGTGCTCGAAGCCGCCATCCTGCTTGATAGTGGCTGGGATGCGATTACAGACGAAGTATGGGTGGTGGTTTCTGATCCCGTCGAGATTCGTCGACGTCTTGCCGAGGCGAGGGGTTTGAGCGAAGCGGAAGTGGATGCGCGCGCGGCCAAGCAAATGTCAGATGAGGAGCGACGATCGCGAGCCGACGTCCTCGTGCACAACGATGGGACTTCGGACGAGCTACGCCTCGAAGTCGAGCGTCTATGGCGCGAGAGGGTCAATCCCTGA
- a CDS encoding DUF1552 domain-containing protein produces MNWNRRIQRRTVLRAGGVALALPLLEAMRPVLGRAQAEPVRRMLNICGTLGFYAPSWRPETTGDAYEPSEYLQLLDRHRSRYTVISGLSHEDQQGRQPHNSEITFLSGARRPGMDGFTNTISMDQVTANHLGYVTRFPSLSLGSLKAQSQSYLSSGVMVPAETSPSSLFRSLFLQGSPQEVAQEMGRLREGKSILDHLRRQRAALLADLGGEDRHRLHSYFESVRGAERELSEMQAWVNRPKPVVGSEQPTDIAGAGDLIGRIRLFFNLIPLIFATDSSRVISLMMQDHSTVLEVPGTTNDQHSLSHHGQEEGKIDQLRLVEKAILVAFGELLDSLHAGVDGGSSLLDSTSILLGSNLGNANAHIAYDLPIMVAGGGFDHGSHVDVGGGGNQPLSNLFLTLLQSMGVDTESFGQSTGALRWG; encoded by the coding sequence ATGAACTGGAATCGACGAATACAACGACGGACGGTCCTGCGCGCGGGAGGGGTCGCGCTGGCCCTGCCCCTTCTTGAAGCCATGCGGCCGGTGCTTGGGCGAGCCCAAGCCGAGCCCGTCCGGCGGATGCTGAATATCTGCGGCACCCTCGGCTTCTACGCACCCTCCTGGCGACCCGAGACCACGGGCGATGCCTATGAACCCTCGGAATACCTGCAACTCCTCGACAGGCACCGATCACGTTACACCGTGATCTCGGGGCTTTCCCACGAAGACCAGCAAGGCCGACAGCCGCATAACTCCGAGATTACCTTCCTGAGCGGGGCGCGACGTCCCGGCATGGACGGCTTTACGAACACGATCTCGATGGATCAGGTGACGGCCAACCATCTCGGATACGTGACACGATTCCCGTCACTGAGTTTGGGCAGCCTGAAAGCTCAGAGCCAGTCCTACCTGTCCAGTGGCGTAATGGTCCCTGCCGAAACCAGTCCTTCCTCATTGTTCCGATCCCTATTCCTGCAGGGAAGCCCTCAGGAAGTCGCGCAAGAGATGGGACGATTACGTGAGGGCAAGAGTATCCTCGACCATCTGCGCCGACAGCGTGCCGCTCTGCTCGCCGATCTCGGCGGAGAGGACCGCCATCGGCTGCATTCATATTTCGAATCGGTTCGTGGCGCTGAGCGTGAATTGTCGGAGATGCAGGCTTGGGTCAATCGACCCAAACCCGTTGTCGGCTCAGAGCAGCCCACCGACATCGCCGGTGCGGGCGATCTCATCGGGCGTATTCGTCTCTTCTTCAACTTGATCCCACTGATTTTCGCTACCGATTCCTCGCGGGTGATCAGCTTGATGATGCAGGACCACTCCACGGTATTGGAGGTGCCCGGAACAACCAACGATCAACACAGCTTGTCGCATCACGGCCAGGAGGAGGGCAAGATCGACCAACTCCGCCTCGTCGAGAAGGCCATTCTCGTGGCCTTCGGAGAACTGCTCGACTCCCTCCACGCCGGCGTCGATGGCGGGAGTTCTCTGCTCGACAGTACGAGCATCCTGCTCGGCAGCAATCTCGGCAATGCCAATGCACATATAGCTTATGACTTGCCGATCATGGTGGCCGGTGGCGGCTTCGACCACGGCTCGCACGTCGACGTTGGAGGCGGCGGCAACCAGCCGCTATCGAACCTCTTCCTCACCCTGCTGCAGTCAATGGGGGTCGATACCGAATCGTTTGGCCAAAGCACGGGAGCTCTGCGCTGGGGCTGA